A stretch of the Uranotaenia lowii strain MFRU-FL chromosome 3, ASM2978415v1, whole genome shotgun sequence genome encodes the following:
- the LOC129757335 gene encoding ras-like GTP-binding protein RhoL, translating to MAQPILNIVVVGDGAVGKTCLLHSYTDESFKNFYQPTIYDKESFDITIDGVLVTVQLHDTAGQEDYDRIRQQFYKKANCFLLCYSINNRVSFENIPSKWFPEITANQRVPIVLIGTKSDLRKESGSQVPTSEGHKLARTINANSFVECSAKENFNVKLAIEQAVRACVDGVPEVIEEPICYGLCRSCSCSLM from the exons ATGGCGCAACCCATCCTGAACATTGTCGTCGTGGGAGATGGAGCCGTTGGAAAAACTTGCCTCTTGCATAGCTATACGGATGAgtcgtttaaaaatttctatcaaCCGACCAT CTACGACAAAGAAAGTTTCGACATTACAATCGATGGGGTACTGGTGACCGTACAGTTGCATGACACAGCTGGACAGGAAGATTACGACAGAATCCGGCAGCAGTTTTACAAAAAG GCGAATTGTTTCCTGCTCTGTTACAGTATTAACAATCGTGTTTCGTTTGAGAACATTCCCTCCAAATGGTTTCCCGAAATAACAGCCAATCAGAGGGTTCCGATCGTGTTAATAG GTACCAAGTCGGATCTGAGGAAAGAATCGGGCAGCCAGGTGCCAACGTCCGAGGGACATAAGCTGGCGCGTACCATCAATGCCAATTCTTTTGTAGAATGTTCGGCCAAGGAGAACTTCAACGTGAAGCTGGCCATCGAGCAAGCCGTCCGGGCCTGTGTCGATGGGGTGCCGGAGGTGATCGAGGAGCCAATCTGTTACGGTCTCTGTCGCAGCTGTTCCTGTAGTCTGATGTAG